The nucleotide sequence ACCGGTGTGGTGAAGATGAAGAACAGCCTTAGCGCTGAATTGAACATCATGCGGCCAGACATGCTGGAAACCGGGCTGGAGATCATTCTGCGGAATCTAAACCGGAAGAACGAAAATTTAAGATTATTTGAGTTTGGTAAAACGTACATTATCAACAAAAAAGGAAATTTTGAAGAACCGGAGCATCTCTGTATTTATTTATCCGGCAATCAGCAGGCGGCCGGCTGGAAACAACCGGGTGTCAAATACGATTTCTTTGCATTGAAAGGTATTGTGGAAAAAATATTGCAGGTATGCGGTATTTCCGGAGTGCAATATGATGAGCTGGAAACACCGAATTTTCAATATGGACTGGAGCTCAAATCCGGTCCGGCGGGGCTGGGAAAGATCGGCGCCGTGCACCGGGATCTGCTGGACCGGTTCTACATCAAACAACCCGTATTCTATGCTGATCTGGATTGGAATGCCCTTTTAAAGCTGGCCTTAAAACACAAGACCCAGTTTTCCCCTATCCCAAGGTTCCCCGGTGTGCAGCGGGATATTGCCATGATCGCTCCGCAGGAGCTGCCTTACCGGTCGGTGGAGGCAGTGATCCGGAAATTAAATCTCAAAAAATTACAATCTGTTCAGCTTTTTGACGTTTTTGTAAGTGACAAACTGGGCGCCGGTAAAAAATCGCTGGCCATTAATTTTACCTTCCTGGATGAGGAAAAAACATTGACCGATGTAGAGATCGATGGCTGGATGAAGAAGATCATGCAAAGTTTGGAGAGAGATTTGCAGGTAGAAATCCGGAAATAATCCGTAATCGATAACCTATAAATTTTATTGATGAGTCAGGCGATAGAAGAAAAAATCAGGCTGATACAGGAAAAGCTGATCCAGCTGAGCCGGAAAAATGCAGCCATAGAAAAAGAGAATATGGCCCTGAAACAGGACCTGGAAGAAGCCCGTGCCGCTGCAGCCAGTGCGGTCTCCAACATGGAAGCCGCGCAGCAACAGCTCGATATTGCCCGTTACGGGAACACTTCCATGAGTACGGAAGAGCGGAAAGCCTTTGAAAAACGGGTCAATGGCTACCTCCGCGAAATAGACCGGTGTATTGCATTGCTGAGTGTTTAACCTAAAAGTACAATCATGTCACAGGAAGAAAATCTGATCCCCGCTAATATTATGATCGCCGACCGGCACTTCCGCATCCGGGTGGAGCCTGCCGATGAAGAGACGGTCCGTCATTCTATCAAGATCATCAATGATAAAGTGATGGAATTTAAAAAGACATTCCCCGGAAAAGACATGCAGGATTATGTATCCATGGTGCTGATCTGGTTTGCCACGGAATTCAAGGCCGAAGCGGCCTCCTCTATGGATTCCGATGTGATCATGGATAAACTGAACCAGCTCGAAGCGATCCTCGACAGCGAGCTGCAGGGGTAATTCATTGCAGAAGGCTGGTAGAGACTCGAAAATTGAGAGTTGAGAGTTGAGACGAACGACAGAAACGCGTCAGAAGACTGCTACTGTATTGTGCAGCTTTCTTCACCCGCCGGGTCCGGATTGCTCAATTGTACCCGGCAACTGAACTCTTAATTCTCATATCTCAACTCTTATATCGCACTTAATCCTGAAATCTCAGCCGATAATTCACAGCATCCGAAAACGTTTTAGCAAAATATGGTGCTTACCGGTGCTTTATTCAGCATTGTTGAGTAAATTTAAATGCTCGGGGCAGCATTTGCTGTTCATTTCTCTATTTATAAACAAAGCCATATGTCCAATTCAAGAAGAACCTTTATCCGCCAGGCCGCATTGGCCACTACCGGTACATACCTGGCCTCCATGGGATGGTCTGCAAAAAGCTACGGTAACATCCTTGGTGCGAACGACCGGGTACGTGTAGGAATCGTAGGATTCTCCGACCGGTTCCGCAGTTCCCTCTTCCCTTCTTTTTTAAATCATTACAAGAAACTGAACTTCGATATTACCGGAGTATCCGATCTGTGGAGTTACCGCCGTAACCTCGGTACTGAATTCCTGCAGGAGAAACTGGGGCATCCTGTAAAAGGATACCGCAATAATGAGGAGCTGTATTCCGCCAAAGATGTGGATGCGGTTATCATCAGCACGGCCGACTTCCAGCATGCGCTCTGCGCCATTGAAGCGGTAAGTGCCCGCTGCGACGCTTACGTGGAAAAGCCTTTTGCTGAAACCATGGAAGACAACCGGGCAGCATTAAAAGCGATCAACGCATCAAAACAGATCATTCAGATCGGTTCCCAACGCCGCAGCGGTACCAATTACAAGGCCGCTGAGGAATTTATACGGTCGGGAAAATTCGGGGATATCAACATGGTGGAGCTCACCTGGAATGTGAACCAGCCCGGGCGCTGGCGCCGGCCGGAACTGGTTGCCAAATTAAAACAGGAAGATACGGACTGGAAGCGGTTCCTGATGAACCGCCCTTATGAAGACTGGGATCCCCGCAAATACCTGGAGTATCGCCTGTTCTGGCCTTATTCCTCCGGTGCCTTCGGTCAGTGGATGAGTCACCAGATCGACACCGTGCACTGGTTCAGCGGACTGAAGCATCCCCGCAGTGTAACCGCCAACGGCGGCATTTATCAATGGAAGGATGGCCGCCGGAACTGGGACACCACTACAGCAGTGTTTGATTATGGTCCGGAAGAGGATCCTTCAAAAGGATTCCAGGTAGTATTTATGTCGCGCATGACCAACGGCGATGAACGGCCGGCAGAAGTTTACTACTCCAACGGCGGTGAGCTAAACCTGATCACCAATAAGGTTTCGCCCAGGGGCGGACTGGAAGAAAAATTTGCCCAACCCATGGGCATGAAGGCCAACCTGTTGCCGGAATTTTCACTGACCGAAAAGGCAGAAAAAGTGGAAACATCGGCCAACACCGGTGCCGATCCGCTTACCAGCAGTCATATGCTCAACTGGATGGAATGCGTACGCAGCCGCAAGCAGACGCATGCACCTGCCGAAGCGGGTTATATGCATTCGGTGGCCAATATCATGGCCACGGCAGCAGCCCGTACAGGCATGAAGGCTACTTTTGATGCCAGTACCCAGGAAGTAATGGCAGGTGGAAAAGTGTTTAAATATTAAGTAAGCAGGAACATATATAAAAAGCGGGAAGACAATGTGCTTCCCGCTTTTATTATTTCAGTGCCGTGCTTCTATAATTCAAAACTTTCGATCCGGTGCTCACTTACCAGGTAGGCTTCCAGCTGTGCCAGCTTTTTTGTGGGGATCATCAGGTTCAGGGATACGACCATTTTTTCGGGGAAGGATTCCAGTTTTACCTGCTCCAGCCGGGAGATATAGGGTTTCAGCTGCCGTATGATCTCATCTTTGATCGCCGTATTATTGTGCAGCAACACGATCCGGAGAGTACGGCTTGTTTTCCCGGAGAAAAGGGCCAGGTTCAGGTACCGGCCGGTATATACGATCAGCAGACAGGTGCCTAAAAAGATCGCTGCGAGATAGATCTTCCCAAACCCGATCGACATCCCTACCGCAGCCGCCATCCAGATCACACTGGCCGTGGTAAGACCGGAAACATTGATCCCATCTTTAAAGATCACCCCTGCACCCAGGAAACCGATCCCGCTGACGACATAAGAAGCAATACGGGCACCATCTGCATAGGGCCCGGTGATCTTAAGCGACAGAATGGAAAATAAGGCGGATCCCAGACAAATGACAGAGATCGTTTTCAGCCCCGCGGCCTTGTCCTTCAACTCCCGTTCAAGTCCAAGGATAAGTCCTGCCAGCAATGCCAGCAGGGCCTTGTACAGATCGGTCATTTCAAAAACATCCGTCATCATGCGCTTATTACACCCGGATGGGCAATGATTTTGTCACTAAGTTAGAACAATTCCTGCTGATTGGTTGGTTTCTCGTTCTCCACCCATTCCATTACCACCGATTTGTTATAGTCGGTCAGCTTTGCTCCCACTGCCTTCCAGCCCATTACATCGGTCATTTTTGCCAGCTTGAACTTCGCGCTCCGGATCTGGCTTCCCTTACCGCTTTGCACCATCAGTACCGGTTCCGGCATGGTGGTAGCACACTCCAGGTAGTTGCCGTCTCCTTCTTTTATAAACAGGAATTTATTCTTCAATGTGGACGTTTCGATCTTAAAGCGCTTTACATTAAACTGCAATTGCTTTTTATCGACATAAACCGCCGTAATGATCTTTTCCGGATCAAACCGCTCGATCAGCAACACTTTATCCGCATCAAACTTCTGCGTCATCTCCTGGTCGGTTATTTCATAATAGCCATCCGTATAAAGCACCAGGATGCGGTCATCCGGCTCAAACATACCCAGGTACTGGCCTTTTTCCTCTGCACTCAACCGGCCGAACTTATCGTCGAACCATAGTTTCCGCCCGCTCAGCGTGGCCCTGCCCGCCTCTTTGAATTTTACTGATTTGATGGGATATTTGGTTACCTGGTTTCCCATGCTGCTGCGTCCCTTGATGGCCAGTTCCTCAAAATAAAAATCCAGTTCTTTGATCCGCGCGCTGGAGCTCGGACTCAGTGTGATCTTTACCACTTCCGCTTCCCCGTTGGGATTTACGGTAAAGTAATGCACTTTGCTTTTATCATCCCCCTTGGTAAGATCATATACTTTATCGCGCGTGATACCGGTTACATTAAAACGCTTGGCATAGCTCATTCCGGTTTTACCATCCACATACACCATATTATAGGTGGTACGCTCATCATTCTTCAAAAAGACCGCAGCATGCAGGATATCCTTACCCACAAAGGTTTTGTCGGATACCTTGATCACCTTCATGATGCCCCGTTTTGTAAACACAATGATATCATCCAGGTCGGAGCATTCGAACAGGAACTCATCCTTCTTCAGTCCGGTTCCGATAAAGCCGCCGGAACGGTCCATGTATAATTTGGCATTCGCGATCACTACATTCCGGGCCTCGATCACTTCAAATTGTCTGATCTCGGTTTTACGTTCGCGTCCCTTACCGAACTTGGTCAGCAGGTTCTCAAAATAAGTCACTGCAAAGTCTACCAGGTGTGCCAGGTCGTGCTTCACCTGTTTGATCTCCGCTTCCAGGCCCTTAATCTGTGCGATCAGTTCATCAATATCCAGACGATAGATCCGGCGCACCGGTTTTTCGGTCAGCTTAAGGATATCCTCACGGGTAACATCCCGTTTCAATAACTTTTTAAACGGAACAAATGCCTTGTCGATCGCTGCAATAACTTTTTCCCAGGTCTCGTGTTTCTTCTCCAGCTCCTTATAGATCTTTTCTTCAAAGAAGATCTTCTCCAGGGACGTATAATGCCATTTCTCATTGAGTTCACCCAGCCGGATCTCCAGTTCTTTTTGCAGCAGGTCCTTGGTATTGTCTGCCGAGATCTTCAGCAGATCCGGCACCGAAAGGAACTGCGGCCGTTTATCCACGATCACACAGGCGTTGGGGGAAATAGAAATTTCGCAGGAGGTAAATTTATACAAAGCATCCATGGTGATGTCCGGGGAAATGCCCGGTGCCAGGTCTACCTGCACTTCTACATTTGCAGCCGTGTTATCCGTAACTTTTTTGATCTTGATCTTTCCCTGGTCGTTGGCCTTTACGATCGACTCGATCAGCTGATCGGTGGTAACGCCGTAAGGAACGCTTTTGATCAGCAGTGTTTTTTTATCCAGCTCTTCAATATGCGCGCGTACTTTTACCTTGCCACCCCTTTTTCCGTTGTTGTAGTCCGCCACATCAATCATTCCGCCTGTCTGAAAATCGGGATACAATTCAAATTTCTTTCCCCGCAGGTACCTGATGGATGCATCGATCAGTTCGACAAAATTGTGGGGCAGGATCTTTGTTGATAATCCCACGGCGATCCCTTCAGCTCCCTGGGCCAGCAGCAAGGGAAACTTCATCGGCAGTGCGATGGGTTCGTTGTTCCTTCCATCATAGCTCAGCTGCCAGTCGGTTGTTTTGGCGTTAAACGCCACTTCCAGCGCAAATTTGCTCAGGCGGGCCTCGATATACCTTGATGCTGCGGCATCATCCCCCGTCTCGATATTTCCCCAGTTACCCTGGGTATCGATCAGGAGATCCTTTTGCCCAAGGTTTACCAGGGCATCCCGGATACTCATATCCCCGTGCGGGTGATAGGACATGGTTTGTCCTACAATATTGGCTACTTTATGAAGGCGACCGTCATCCATTTGCTTCATGGAATGCAGGATCCGCCGCTGTACGGGCTTTAATCCGTCTTCAATGGCAGGCACCGCCCGCTCTAAAATCACATAGGAAGCATAGTCCAGGAACCAGGTCTTAAATTGGCCCTGCAATCCGGTCACTTCGTTTTCTTCCAGTTCTCCTTCTTGTGTTGTTCTATCGTCTTTCATTGTTGTTCTTTCCAATAATTCCTAAATGCGTGTATTTAAATCCTTGTTTCAATTTTAGCCCGTATCCCAGGGCCCGGTCCAGTGCCGCATGACCAAATAGTATGACCCCGGTAAGCAGCAATACCTGGTTTGCCAGCAGGATTCCGGCAAGATAAAACAAAATAGCAACTGTGCGGTGGTGAAAAAAATTATAAACTGCAGCACCGGTTTTGTTACCGGCCAGATACC is from Niabella beijingensis and encodes:
- a CDS encoding cell division protein ZapA; the encoded protein is MSQEENLIPANIMIADRHFRIRVEPADEETVRHSIKIINDKVMEFKKTFPGKDMQDYVSMVLIWFATEFKAEAASSMDSDVIMDKLNQLEAILDSELQG
- a CDS encoding Gfo/Idh/MocA family protein; this translates as MSNSRRTFIRQAALATTGTYLASMGWSAKSYGNILGANDRVRVGIVGFSDRFRSSLFPSFLNHYKKLNFDITGVSDLWSYRRNLGTEFLQEKLGHPVKGYRNNEELYSAKDVDAVIISTADFQHALCAIEAVSARCDAYVEKPFAETMEDNRAALKAINASKQIIQIGSQRRSGTNYKAAEEFIRSGKFGDINMVELTWNVNQPGRWRRPELVAKLKQEDTDWKRFLMNRPYEDWDPRKYLEYRLFWPYSSGAFGQWMSHQIDTVHWFSGLKHPRSVTANGGIYQWKDGRRNWDTTTAVFDYGPEEDPSKGFQVVFMSRMTNGDERPAEVYYSNGGELNLITNKVSPRGGLEEKFAQPMGMKANLLPEFSLTEKAEKVETSANTGADPLTSSHMLNWMECVRSRKQTHAPAEAGYMHSVANIMATAAARTGMKATFDASTQEVMAGGKVFKY
- a CDS encoding MgtC/SapB family protein; this encodes MMTDVFEMTDLYKALLALLAGLILGLERELKDKAAGLKTISVICLGSALFSILSLKITGPYADGARIASYVVSGIGFLGAGVIFKDGINVSGLTTASVIWMAAAVGMSIGFGKIYLAAIFLGTCLLIVYTGRYLNLALFSGKTSRTLRIVLLHNNTAIKDEIIRQLKPYISRLEQVKLESFPEKMVVSLNLMIPTKKLAQLEAYLVSEHRIESFEL
- a CDS encoding DNA gyrase/topoisomerase IV subunit A produces the protein MKDDRTTQEGELEENEVTGLQGQFKTWFLDYASYVILERAVPAIEDGLKPVQRRILHSMKQMDDGRLHKVANIVGQTMSYHPHGDMSIRDALVNLGQKDLLIDTQGNWGNIETGDDAAASRYIEARLSKFALEVAFNAKTTDWQLSYDGRNNEPIALPMKFPLLLAQGAEGIAVGLSTKILPHNFVELIDASIRYLRGKKFELYPDFQTGGMIDVADYNNGKRGGKVKVRAHIEELDKKTLLIKSVPYGVTTDQLIESIVKANDQGKIKIKKVTDNTAANVEVQVDLAPGISPDITMDALYKFTSCEISISPNACVIVDKRPQFLSVPDLLKISADNTKDLLQKELEIRLGELNEKWHYTSLEKIFFEEKIYKELEKKHETWEKVIAAIDKAFVPFKKLLKRDVTREDILKLTEKPVRRIYRLDIDELIAQIKGLEAEIKQVKHDLAHLVDFAVTYFENLLTKFGKGRERKTEIRQFEVIEARNVVIANAKLYMDRSGGFIGTGLKKDEFLFECSDLDDIIVFTKRGIMKVIKVSDKTFVGKDILHAAVFLKNDERTTYNMVYVDGKTGMSYAKRFNVTGITRDKVYDLTKGDDKSKVHYFTVNPNGEAEVVKITLSPSSSARIKELDFYFEELAIKGRSSMGNQVTKYPIKSVKFKEAGRATLSGRKLWFDDKFGRLSAEEKGQYLGMFEPDDRILVLYTDGYYEITDQEMTQKFDADKVLLIERFDPEKIITAVYVDKKQLQFNVKRFKIETSTLKNKFLFIKEGDGNYLECATTMPEPVLMVQSGKGSQIRSAKFKLAKMTDVMGWKAVGAKLTDYNKSVVMEWVENEKPTNQQELF
- a CDS encoding DUF4260 domain-containing protein, whose product is MKALLTLEECGMLLLAIAGLYGYHAPWWAYVLLLFGPDISMLGYLAGNKTGAAVYNFFHHRTVAILFYLAGILLANQVLLLTGVILFGHAALDRALGYGLKLKQGFKYTHLGIIGKNNNERR